A stretch of DNA from Dehalobacterium formicoaceticum:
GAAGTAAAGGATCATTTATCTTCTCCGTCCAACTGGGTGTCTTTTTTAAAACCTGATGCACCCATCTGACTTTGGGTGCGGGAACAGAGCCGTATAATGCCAAATAAAGCGTACCTTCCTGGTTCTCAGCCCAAATCAAGATAGGTGCACCGGTAGTATTCTTAAATTTAAAGTCTTTGGTACCATAAGATATTGTAGCATCCTGGCCTGGGGGCACATAAGGTACAGTCATGGAATGGGGTAATCTTTCCACAACCTCTTGATCTGCCGAAACTACCACATTATAAAGTACAGAGGCAATTTTACAAACTCCCCCGCCAATGGTAGAAACAATTTGTCCGTCACTATACATTGGGCCCGGTTTAAAACCATTTTCCACTGTACGCCTGCCAATTCTCTGATTTAAAGAAAACACCTCTCCAGGCTTAACCACAGCACCGGCCAAATAATCCGCGGCCAGGGAAATATTATCACGTTCATGAAGGATAGGATCAGGTAATGTGGCTTGATAACTTGATAGCCTTACAGGAGTATTATTATCCCTCTTTGCCTGAAGGAATTTAGGATTATTTTCCCATATCAACGTCGATTCGTTAATTTTCTTTTTTTCTCTTTTTTCTCTACTTGATTCGTCAACTTCCTTTTTTTCTATCTGTTTTGGTACTTCCGTCTGTTTTGGTACTTCCGTCTTTTTGGTGTTATCCGGTTTCTTTACCGGGGCACAACCACTTAGCACTAAAGAAACTATAATTAAAAAACTGAAAAAACTGAAATATAACTTTTTCATAGGCAATACCCCCTTAAATTGAACATTTCAAATTTATATTTCCCCTTTCATAACCCGATGAATCCGGAAAAATTTCTCTAAAAAATATTTAGCGATAAAAAAGCAAGAGGCATCCCTTAAGAGGATGCCCTAAACATAAAGATGACTCACTGATAAACACATTTTAGATTTTCCAGAAACTAAATTTTAATTCCAGGACAAACAGCAGTCGTCCCCAAAAGCCTCCATGCATCTCTTTAACAGACATACGGCGGATTCTGAATAAATCTGTTTTCCCATAGACATTGGTACCTGGGGAACTTGTAAAAGCAGCTTTATAACCGGCCTTTTGCACCAATTCCACAGCATTTTGATGCAAACTGCCAAAGGGATAAGCAAAATAATCAATATTTGTTTTCAAATGCTTTTCTAAAACATCCTTAGATGCTGTCAATTCATAGATGGCTTTTTCTTGGGAAATTTTCGTGATATTTAAATGGTGTACAGTGTGGTCCTGAAAGGAAACACCCTCCTTTTGCATTGTTTCCATTTGGGACCAATTCAACAATTTCATGCTTTGTACTCTTTCCCTATCCCATGAATTTGTTCCCCCGATTTCTCCTGTGGGAATAAAAATTGTGGCCGGGTAATGATACTTTCTTAGAACTGGTAAGGCAAAGGTTAAATTATCTTCATATCCATCATCAAAGGTAATAGCAACAGACTTAAAAGGCAATTTGCTGCCGTTTTTAAGATAGTCAACAGCTTTGTCCAGTGTGACAACATGATATCCTGCTTTTTTCAGGTAGTTCATTTGCCAGGCTAATTCTTGCGGATAAACTCTAATCAGTTTCTCCGAAGAAGATTTATCATTATTAACAGCATGATAATGAAGTATCATAACACCCCGATGTAAGTTATTTATCGCCAGAAACAAAATCAAAATTAAAAATACAAAACCAAAAATCCAAACACTTTTTCTGTGTACCATAAACATACCCCTATCTTTATCATAAGATAAAATGGTCGAATTTTTATACTTTGCACGTGCACTTATTTAGTATGTCATCTTTCCCAAATACCAAATCATGCCTATATATGGAAAGTGCAAGCTGCAGCTTTCTTAAAACCAGCCGCCTCCAAAAGGCTGATTTCATTCACCTAAGTAATATAGGGTTATATTTGACGGTTAATTACCGGCCTTTTTCAATTATTTCAGGCAATGCATCATAGTAGTTTTTACCCAGTTCTTTAATTTTTGTTTCACCGTCCGGATATTCTATCGTAATCCAAGACTTGACAACTAAACCGTCCTGGCCTGTGACAAGCAGCCTTTCTGTGCCTTTTCCCAGGTTTTCGTTATACCGATAAACTATCCAATACTTAATTCTTTTTAATTCTTGATGGTGCCATGTTACCTGGGGCGGGATTTCTTGTCCATAGAATGCCATATATAAGGTATTTCCTACAGTTTCCGCCCAAATAACAATAGGCCCTCCGGTATTGTTTAAAAAACGTATATCTTTTACCCCATAGCTTACGGTGGCATCCTGTCCTGGCGGGACATATGGAACGGTCATGGAATGATTATAACGTTCATATACCGGTAAATTGCTTAAAATAGCAAGATTATATAATACGGAAGCAATTTTACACACGCCCCCACCGGTAGATGTGACAATTTTTGTCCCTTTGTACATAGGTCCTGACTGATAGCCGTTAGCAGATGTGTAAGGGCCGATTTCCCTATTTTGAGAAAAAACTTTGCCGTCTGGAATCATTGTTCCTGCCAACTTGTCTGCTGCAAGACCGACATTGTTCATTTCTCCGGGCAGAGGCTCTTTTAAAGTGGCCTGATATTTTGCCATTAAGACCATGTTTTTATTTTCACTAATCATTTGGCGAAATTGGGGGGCATCATTCCAAGGAAGGGGTTGACTATAGATTATGCCTTGTCTCCAATAATCGGGGGGATAGTCATCCGGACTGGTAATTTCCGCAGAACTAGACCTCATTACAGGGTAAGCGTCAAATACTACCCACATATTCTTTTGAATCTAGCTATGAGATAATGTCTCCATGATAACTATAAGGAGGCCTGCTCATTGACCAAAGTTGAAAAGTGCCAAATGTGGAAATCCAGGGTGAATGAATTTAAATCGAGTGGCCAAACGGCTACAGCATGGTGCACAGCACATGAATTGAAGATCAATCAGCTGCGCTACTGGATGCGTAAGTTTAAGTCAGAAAGCAAGTCAGCAGAGAAGAAAATGCAGTGGCTTTCCGTGGAGATCGGCGGGTTAGAAGTAAGCGAACCTCAAGAAGCTTTGCCCGTTCGTGTAGGCAAAGCAACTATTGAAGTGCGTCCGGGATTCAATCCCAAACTTCTCTCTGATGTCGTTAAGACGCTATCAGTTATTTGAAGAAACTTTGCAGGATTCCGGAAGCGTGTCCGACCATGGGAGCAAAGCATCCAGTTGAGCCATATTTCCCAAGTCAATGTTGGGCAACTTCTCAAATAGATACGTCAAATAATGAAAAGGGCTCAGATGGTTGGCCTTTGCCGTCTCAATCATGCTGTAGATGATTGCACTGGCCGTAGCACCCTTCGGAGTGTTACTGAAGAGGAAGTTTTTTCTTCCGATTACGAAAGGCTTGATGGCTCGTTCTGCTCGGTTATTACTGATTTCCAGCCGACCATCAAGCAAGAACGCGCACAGTTTATCCCACTGCTTCAGGCTGTAATCAATGGCTTTTCCTAAAGCACTTTTCGGAAGAACCTGTCTTTTCTTCGTTCTTAACCAGGCTTCGAAGACATCAAGAACCGGTTTGCTTTGTTCCAAACGCTTGTCGTATCGCTCGTCAGCATCCAGATCCTTGAACCCTTGCTCTAGGTGAAAAAGCTGGTTACAATAATCCAGCCCTTCTTTCGCAACAGAAGATGTCTGGTCGGAGCCTTTTGGCAAGGCTTTGAGTGCATCAGAAAAATACCTTCTGGCATGAGCGAAGCAACCGACCGGTTTGACACCTGGAATGCCGTTATACCCTATATAGCCATCAGTATGCAAATATCCATTAAAACCGTCAAGCATGTTTTGCGGATGCTTACTGGCTCTGGTCGTACGATAGTCATAAAGATAGATCGGCACATCCGTATGACCTGTAGCATACAGCCACATATATGATTTGTTAGCGGCTGTTCTTCCTTCTTCACGCAGCACTTGCAATATCGTTTCATCCGCATGTAAAATCTCATGCTCAATTAGCTTGGTATGCATGCGGTTGTACAGATGAACAAGCCAATCATTCGCACCGTGAATCATCCAGTTGGCCATTGTTTGGCGAGATAAATCAATACCAAAGTGTTTGAATTGCTGCTCCTGCCGGTAAAGCGGAACAGCTAAAGTATATTTTCGATCCATCACAAACGCCATTAAAGACGGTGAGACAAAGCTACCCGGAAGCACAGGGGCAGGCATGGGTGCAGTGATCACCGGCGTGGAGATGTCATTTTTCTCACAGTTACGGCATGTATATACGTGTCGCACGTGTTTGACTACCTTAACCTGAGCTGGAATAACCTTGATCTCCTTTCGGATTTCTTTACTCATCTGATGTAAATGCTCACCACACTGTGGGCAAGTTTGTGCTTCATCCGATAAGGGGTATTCCACAGTCTCTACGGGAAGATCATCAAGCATTTTGTCGTTCTTGCCCTTGGTCTTGCGTCTTTTATATGTAATTTCCTCAACCGTTGGTTCAGATGCCTTAGGATCGGCTTCTTGTTCCGCTTCATCGAAGAAACTTAATTGATCTGGATTGGTTTTCTCGCTGGATGCACCGAATCGCCGCTTCTGGCTTAAAAGGAACTGTTCTTCGTACCATTTCAGCTTAGCGGACAACTCTTCGATTTGGTGCTCTTGAACAGAAATTTTGTCCTTAAGACTTTGTATATGTTCATCCGTTTGAGGATGGTTTGCGTCTGATTCAGTTATGTTTTCCATGGCTTTATTATATCATTTTTCGCTAATGAAAGATAGCCAAAAACCGCATAGAATCAAGGTTTTTCGCAGTTTTTATATGATGATTCTCTCGCTTATTTCCGGATTGGCACTTGCCTGATGAAGGGGTAAACCATCGAGCAGCCATCGAAATTCTCGCTGGCTGACAGCAAGTGACTGGCTATTGCCATCTGGCCACTGAAAGTGTCCTTTCTCGAGGCGCTTGTAATGGAGCCAGAATCCATCGCCACCCCATTCTAGGACTTTGACTTTGTCCTTTTTGCGATTACAAAAGACAAAAAGATGCCTAGAGAATGGATCCAAGCGGAAATGCTCTTGCACGATTACAGCCAAGCCATCGATAGACTTGCGAAGATCCGTTGCGCCGGCTGCAAGATAAACCGTGTCTACTCGGCCTAACATCATAGCCACACTCACTTCCTTGTGATTGTCATGGAGGAGGTTTTGTCCCTCTTTTCGAATTCATTATCTCATAGTAAGAAAAGGACGAATATGTGGGTTTGATTTGACGCTTACATTACAGGAGAAAAAAGTAAAAATGTAGTGGTTAAGATGAGCATAAGCAGGGATTGGATAATTCTTCTCATTATTAATATTCTCCCGAAAAATAAATTAATTTTTAACCTAAATTCCCGAAAATTTTAGCTTTGTTTTGTCTGCGCTAATTTAATGGAGAATTTAGGCCTTAATTAGTATTCCAATATTAATTTCCTCCAAACTTGAAATATTTAACATCTTTTTATCACATCTTTTAATTCTTTTCGTCCAATAATATCAAGAATTTCTGGAATGGTTTGTTTCAGGAAGAATATTAATAGCATTAGTAACAAACATTTATGAGGGATGGATGAATTTTGTATACCTTTTTACTTGCACTTTTTGGAGCGATATGTTGGGGAATTGCCCCAGCGTTTGGAAAAATAGGTTTAAGAGGAATTCATCCAATGGATGGCCTGGCGGCAAGAACATTAATTACATTGCTGCTGGTAGGAACTTGGGCAGGGTTTAGCGGTAGCCTGTTTCGACTACATTCTATACCTTCCCGGGCTTGGTTTTTTCTAGCTATAGAAGCATTTTTTGCGACCTTTGCCGGTGATTTAGCATATTATGCAGCCATAAAATGGGGTAATATCGGCAATACATCCTTGGTATTATCCGTTTCGCCAATAATCACCTTACTCATAGGCTGGTTTTTTATGGGGGAAAGTATCTCATTTTTAGAAACTTTAGGTGCTTTTTTTATTTTGACCGGACTGATTTTGGTGGCATCCAATTCACTGTAGCAAGCACTTGTGCCATATCGATTTATTTCATCAAATTCACCCTTCCATTGGGCGAACCTTCCCCTTGCATACACCCTTGCATATAATTGTTTTTCTTTTCGCTCAAGCTTTTGCTACACTTATCACGGCTGATCATATATAATAAATATGTTTGACAGCACATCTATCGTGTTACATATTAAATCAGGGAGGGAAAAAGCTTATGTACGATAATATTATCGAGACTATTGGCCGCACGCCAATCGTTAAGATAAATAAATTAAACCCCAAACCACACATTCCGCTTTACGCCATGTTAGAGGGCTTTAACCCCACAGGGAGCATTAAAGATCGTATTGCAATAAAAATGATTGAACAGGCTGAGGCTTGCGGCGCTCTCACACCTGGCAAAACCATTATTGAACCCACCTCAGGCAACACAGGGATTGGGTTGGCGATGATCGGTGCCGTAAAGGGATATGCGGTTGAAATAGTGATGAGTGAAGCGGTTTCGGTGGAACGTCGGAAAATGATTGAGGCTTTTGGAGCCAAGACTACTCTGACGGATCCCTCCAAAGGAACGGATGGAGCCATCATGAAAGCTCATGAACTTTGCCGCAGCTATCCTGAAAAATACTTTATGCCCAACCAGTTTTCCAATGAATATAATAAGCTTGCCCATTATGAAACAACCGCCCATGAAATCTGGGAGGACACCGAGGGCAAGGTTACCCATTTTGTTTCCGCGCTTGGCACCTCAGGCACACTCATGGGCGTAGGCATGGGCTTAAAAGCAAAAAATCCTGATATCCAGATCGTTGAGGCACATCCGGTTTTGGGCCATTATATACAGGGCCTCAAAAACATGCAGGAGGCTATTGTCCCGGCGATATATGATCCCACCCAGATCGACCGCAGTGTGATGGTTGAATCCGAGGAAGCTTTTGCGATGGCTCGAAAAATCGTTGCGCAGGAAGGTATGTTTGTCGGGATGAGCAGTGGAGCAGCTATGGTGGCTGCCTTGGCATGCATCAAAGATATAGAAGAAGGCTTTGTGGTGGTCATATTCCCTGACCGGGGTGAAAAATACCTTAGTACGGGTTTATTCCAATTAGCCCCCTAATCAGGTAGAACAGGGGTAGAACAGGGGACGGTTCTTTGTTTTGAATTCTGCGGATAAAACAAAGAACCGTCCCCTGTTCTACTCCCTAAAAAGAATCATCCATGATCTCCGGATAGGTTAACGTCATCCCTATGACCTTATTATCTGGTTTGATCTGTCTTGGATATTGAGCTGGGTCTGTATCAAAGTTAAAGGCTAAAGCAGCGGCACCTTCCACTTTAAATATCCCATAAAGCTTGCCGCCATGAATGCTTTCCGGTTCAATATATTTGCCTCGATAGGCTTCAAATACGTTTTCCGCACGATCCCCTATCTTGATCCCTAAATTGGTCTCAGCCTGGGGCGAGGTAGTATAGATCTCTAATACTTTTCCAGAATCAGTCCCGATAAACACCCTGGTTCCATCATAATCCCAACGGTAAACTAGCTCAGGAAAATGTCCTAATTCTTCGCTGGGTGCAATTTCAATATAATCCTTGCCCATGGCGGCAATTACCTGTTCCCGAGTATCTTCCAAGTGGACACCGGATATGCTGGGTCTGATATTCGGGGTACTTTTCTTAGATTCCTGTCCCTGGTTATCGGTTTCGATGTAATTGATATTCCCATCTTGGTCCCAGGATTCTACTTTATAGAGATAATTTTTGGTTTTCCAGAGATAGCCATTCTTTTCTTCCCCGATTTTGTATATTTCCAGGAAGCCCCAGCTTTCACCATACTCATGAAACTCATTCCCATAGGCAATAGCGGTACTATCTGGACTCCAGACTGGGATGTGCATGCTTTTGGGCTTAAATGAGCCTTCCTTCATCGTTTCCGCATTGACAATGCTATTCACGGCCCCTTCACCCAATTTTTCACTGATTATAAAATACTTGCTGTCGGGAGACCAAGAAAATCCAAGGGTTGTGGGTTGAACGTCTCTGACTGACTTTGCCTCTTCCTCCCCTACCTTCCAATAATAGGCTTCATCCATCCCCTGTTTCTCTTCGTTGCCGCTCTGGATAAAAAGAACCATTTGATCGTCGGGAGACCAGGTTATCTGAAAAACCTCTTCATTAGCCTCCAGAGTCCCGTTGATCTTCTCTTTGGTGAACTCATTTTGATCACCATTATTATTTGAATTGGCAGCGCATCCAGTCACTAAGAGCAATGTGACCATGGTCAGCAAGCTTACAATTTTTAATAATTTACTCATCATTTCCTCCTTGCAAAATCATTTTGAAATAATTTTAAAAACATTTGTCTTCAATGAACCAGTGCAGGTAAAAATTTTCATTGGTATTTTAGGGGGCAGTATTTTTCATTGGTATTTTAGGGGGCATTATATCAGATTAAAAATCAGGAAGCAAGAGAAACACTCCCCCTGCGCCGTTACCGTTCTGTCTTCCAAATCAAATCCGCGTATTCATGGATGGCTCGGTCACTGGAAAAGATACCGGCTTTTGCGATATTATACAAGGCACTTTCCAGCCACTTTTCTTGTACGGCATATTTATTATTTAACCTTTCCCAAGTCTCCGTATAAGAGCTAAAATCCCTTAAGACAAAATATTGGTCATTTTCCTGCAAAAGAGAATCATAGATACCCTGAAAACTATAATCTGTCTGTAAAAAACCATTGACCAGCTGATCCACTACTCTTTTCAGATTGGGTGTACCTGCGTAATCATTCCACGATTTATACCCGGGATCACCATAAAGCTCCATAGCCTGATCCGCCGTGATACCAAAAAGAGCAATATGCTCATCTCCCACAGCCTCAGCAATTTCCAAATTAGCACCGTCTCGGCTGCCGATGGTAAGTGCTCCGTTAAACATAAATTTCATGCACCCTGTACCGGAGGCTTCCTTGCCGGCGGTGGAAATCTGTTCGCTGATATCCGCTGCCGGATAAATGATTTCTCCCAGGGAGACATTAAAATTCTCCAGAAAGATAACACGAATATACTCTTTGACATAGGGATCACGATTAACAATATCTGCGACAGTATGGATTAATTTGATCGTGTCCTTAGCACGCCAATAACTGGAAGAAGCTTTCCCCCCAAAAATAAAGGTGGTGGGCTGGATAGTTTTCCCTTCCTTGAAGCGATTATAAAGATCTAAAATTTTTAAGACATTCAAATGCTGTCGTTTATATCCATGAAAGCGTTTTACTTGAATATCGAAAATGGAGGCGGGATCAATCTTGATTCCCTGCTGCTGGGAAACGAAATTTGCCAATCGTTCCTTGTTTTTGTATTTTGCCTGGGCCAGCCCTTCCAAAAAACCACGGTCCCCTTTAAACTCTAATAATTTCTCCAGTTCATTGGCATCGGAAAGCCATTCCTCACCGATGGCTCGAGAAATTAAATCCGATAAGGGTTTATTGGCCAGATGAAGAAAACGCCGATAACTGACGCCATTAGTAACATTACAAAATTTTTCCGGGGTAATGCGATAAAAAGCGGCTAAGATCTTCTCTTTCAGGATTTGGCTGTGAATTTTGGAAACCCCATTGACGGAATAAGAGCCTATGACCGCCAAACGGGCCATATGGATCCTGCCATCAACGATAATAGCAGTATTCATGAGCAAATTTTCATCTCCGGGATAGTTAACCCTGATTTCCTCTTGAGATCGCCGGTCAATCTCTTCAACAATCATATAAATTCTGGGCAGTAAGGTACGAAATTGCTCCACAGGCCAAGTTTCCAGGGCCTCCGGCAGAATAGTGTGGTTGGTATAGGAAAAGACATTCCTGCTAATCGCCCAGGCCTTATCCCAATCCATGCCCTCCTCATCAATCAGGATGCGCATCAATTCTGGGATGCTGACTGCGGGGTGGGTATCATTAATATGAAAGGCCATTCTTTGAACAAATTTATCATCCACTGAACCATAAACCGATTTATAATAGGAAACACTATCCCCGATACTGGCCGCTGATAAGAAATACTCCTGCTTCAAGCGCAGCTCCTGGCCGGAAGCAGTTTGATCCTTTGGATACAGAATGCTGCTGATGGCTTCTACCTCCGCCCGGTATGCGGAGGCTCTCTCGTAGTCCCCTTGATTAAACACATCAAGATCGAACTGCCGCGTCATAGGCTCCGCACTGTATAATCTGAGATAGGTAACCTTTTTCTCATCATGATAACCTAAAAAGGAAATATCATAAGGAACCGCCCATATGGGATCATAATTTTCATGAATAAATACCAGGCGGTCATCCTTGATTTCAGACCGGACATTCCCTTTGAATTTAACGGTCATCATTCGGTCTGTTTTGATTGTTTCCCAGACATACCCGTTACTCAGCCAGGTATCCGGCTCTTCCACCTGCATCCCATTGACGATTCTTTGATTAAAGAGGCCATATTTATAGCGGATCCCAAAGCCGAAGCCATAACCGGCTTTTTGATCATGGGCCATGGAATCCAAATAGCAGGCAGCCAATCTTCCCAAGCCGCCATTCCCCAAGGGTGCTTCTTCTTCTTCATGCAAAAGTTGGTCATAGGATATATTTAAGTCGGCCAATCCTTCCCGCACAGTATCTTCGATCCCCAAATTTGTCAGATGGTAGGAAAGCATTTTTCCAATTAAAAACTCCATGGATAAGTAATAAATACGCCGTTTATCTGCTTTAATGTTGGATTGAATGTTATTAACCCATTGCTTATTCATCACTTGTTTGATTAAGGTCACCAAGGCATGGTATTTTTCAGAGTTGTTTGCTAATTCCAGAGGGCTGCTTTCCACACGGCTGAATATTTCCACATACTGATTTTTAAAATCTTCTTTATCCTTTATAGGCAGCAATATGATTTCCCCCTTTGCATTTTCCCTATGTCTGCTATGTGCTATGTGTGCTATGTGTGCTATGTGTGCTATGTGTGCTATGTGCTATAGGTACTATGTATTATGTAGTTCTACATAAAAATATAATTCCCTTTATAGATTTACCAAAATACTAACAACTCGAGTAGAACAGGGGTAGGCGTAGAACAGGGGACGGTTCTTTGTTTTAAATTCTGCGAATCAAACAAAGAACCGTCCCCTGTTCTACTCCTGTTCTATTATTCTATCAATTAAAATATTAAATAAATATAGAAAATGAAGTTAACTGTCTATGGTAATCTAATAGTAGGCCACCGTAGTCATTGAAAAACCGGCCACAATAGATTAACCTACTTGAGAGGAAATTCAACAGGTAGGGGCTGGGAGAGATGATCACAATGAACATCAAGCAACAAATTTTAATGATGCATATTCATGAAGGGAAATCGCGCCGGGAAATTGCGAAAATAACAGGGATCAATCGGGACACCGTAGGAAAGTACATTGGACAATATGAGGAAGGGAGACAGCAATTATTGTCGAGCGGGTCGGCAGATATCCAGGCACTAGTCGACACCCTCACTTCTGCCCCCAAGTATACTGTGGGCATTCGACCCAAAAGAAAAATGACTGACGAGGTTGTGAACAGGATCCAGTTCTATCTTGACGAGAATGAAACTAAGCGAAATCAGGGGCGGCACAAGCAGCAAAAAAAAGCCATTGATATCTTTGAAGCACTGGAAGCCGAGGGTACTCAACTAAGTTACAGTACCGTTCTTCGAACCATTAGAAGCTTGGAACGGAAACCAAAGGAAGCGTTTATTAAGGCTCTGTATGAACTTGGAGACATTTGCGAATTTGATTGGGGTGAGGTTAAACTAAAAATTAATGGAAAATTTCAAGTTTTTCAGATGGCCGTATTCACAACGGCTTACGGGAACTATCGCTTTGCTTATCTGTTCACCAAACAAACAACAGAGTGTTTTCAGGAAGCACACGCCCTGTTTTTCCAGCATATCGGCCAAGTGTATCGTACCATGGTGTACGATAACATGAAAGTCGCGGTGAAAAGGTTTATTGGAACGGAGAAGGAGCCGACGCAAGGATTGCT
This window harbors:
- the tnpC gene encoding IS66 family transposase; the protein is MENITESDANHPQTDEHIQSLKDKISVQEHQIEELSAKLKWYEEQFLLSQKRRFGASSEKTNPDQLSFFDEAEQEADPKASEPTVEEITYKRRKTKGKNDKMLDDLPVETVEYPLSDEAQTCPQCGEHLHQMSKEIRKEIKVIPAQVKVVKHVRHVYTCRNCEKNDISTPVITAPMPAPVLPGSFVSPSLMAFVMDRKYTLAVPLYRQEQQFKHFGIDLSRQTMANWMIHGANDWLVHLYNRMHTKLIEHEILHADETILQVLREEGRTAANKSYMWLYATGHTDVPIYLYDYRTTRASKHPQNMLDGFNGYLHTDGYIGYNGIPGVKPVGCFAHARRYFSDALKALPKGSDQTSSVAKEGLDYCNQLFHLEQGFKDLDADERYDKRLEQSKPVLDVFEAWLRTKKRQVLPKSALGKAIDYSLKQWDKLCAFLLDGRLEISNNRAERAIKPFVIGRKNFLFSNTPKGATASAIIYSMIETAKANHLSPFHYLTYLFEKLPNIDLGNMAQLDALLPWSDTLPESCKVSSNN
- the tnpA gene encoding IS66 family insertion sequence element accessory protein TnpA; its protein translation is MTKVEKCQMWKSRVNEFKSSGQTATAWCTAHELKINQLRYWMRKFKSESKSAEKKMQWLSVEIGGLEVSEPQEALPVRVGKATIEVRPGFNPKLLSDVVKTLSVI
- a CDS encoding VanW family protein, encoding MKKLYFSFFSFLIIVSLVLSGCAPVKKPDNTKKTEVPKQTEVPKQIEKKEVDESSREKREKKKINESTLIWENNPKFLQAKRDNNTPVRLSSYQATLPDPILHERDNISLAADYLAGAVVKPGEVFSLNQRIGRRTVENGFKPGPMYSDGQIVSTIGGGVCKIASVLYNVVVSADQEVVERLPHSMTVPYVPPGQDATISYGTKDFKFKNTTGAPILIWAENQEGTLYLALYGSVPAPKVRWVHQVLKKTPSWTEKINDPLLPEGTEKEIFEGSPGISVHSWVIITKDGKETKKDMGISSYRPSPRVVAKSSK
- the tnpB gene encoding IS66 family insertion sequence element accessory protein TnpB (TnpB, as the term is used for proteins encoded by IS66 family insertion elements, is considered an accessory protein, since TnpC, encoded by a neighboring gene, is a DDE family transposase.), which gives rise to MMLGRVDTVYLAAGATDLRKSIDGLAVIVQEHFRLDPFSRHLFVFCNRKKDKVKVLEWGGDGFWLHYKRLEKGHFQWPDGNSQSLAVSQREFRWLLDGLPLHQASANPEISERIII
- a CDS encoding EamA family transporter, yielding MYTFLLALFGAICWGIAPAFGKIGLRGIHPMDGLAARTLITLLLVGTWAGFSGSLFRLHSIPSRAWFFLAIEAFFATFAGDLAYYAAIKWGNIGNTSLVLSVSPIITLLIGWFFMGESISFLETLGAFFILTGLILVASNSL
- a CDS encoding polysaccharide deacetylase family protein; translated protein: MVHRKSVWIFGFVFLILILFLAINNLHRGVMILHYHAVNNDKSSSEKLIRVYPQELAWQMNYLKKAGYHVVTLDKAVDYLKNGSKLPFKSVAITFDDGYEDNLTFALPVLRKYHYPATIFIPTGEIGGTNSWDRERVQSMKLLNWSQMETMQKEGVSFQDHTVHHLNITKISQEKAIYELTASKDVLEKHLKTNIDYFAYPFGSLHQNAVELVQKAGYKAAFTSSPGTNVYGKTDLFRIRRMSVKEMHGGFWGRLLFVLELKFSFWKI
- a CDS encoding glycogen/starch/alpha-glucan phosphorylase, with amino-acid sequence MPIKDKEDFKNQYVEIFSRVESSPLELANNSEKYHALVTLIKQVMNKQWVNNIQSNIKADKRRIYYLSMEFLIGKMLSYHLTNLGIEDTVREGLADLNISYDQLLHEEEEAPLGNGGLGRLAACYLDSMAHDQKAGYGFGFGIRYKYGLFNQRIVNGMQVEEPDTWLSNGYVWETIKTDRMMTVKFKGNVRSEIKDDRLVFIHENYDPIWAVPYDISFLGYHDEKKVTYLRLYSAEPMTRQFDLDVFNQGDYERASAYRAEVEAISSILYPKDQTASGQELRLKQEYFLSAASIGDSVSYYKSVYGSVDDKFVQRMAFHINDTHPAVSIPELMRILIDEEGMDWDKAWAISRNVFSYTNHTILPEALETWPVEQFRTLLPRIYMIVEEIDRRSQEEIRVNYPGDENLLMNTAIIVDGRIHMARLAVIGSYSVNGVSKIHSQILKEKILAAFYRITPEKFCNVTNGVSYRRFLHLANKPLSDLISRAIGEEWLSDANELEKLLEFKGDRGFLEGLAQAKYKNKERLANFVSQQQGIKIDPASIFDIQVKRFHGYKRQHLNVLKILDLYNRFKEGKTIQPTTFIFGGKASSSYWRAKDTIKLIHTVADIVNRDPYVKEYIRVIFLENFNVSLGEIIYPAADISEQISTAGKEASGTGCMKFMFNGALTIGSRDGANLEIAEAVGDEHIALFGITADQAMELYGDPGYKSWNDYAGTPNLKRVVDQLVNGFLQTDYSFQGIYDSLLQENDQYFVLRDFSSYTETWERLNNKYAVQEKWLESALYNIAKAGIFSSDRAIHEYADLIWKTER
- a CDS encoding VanW family protein — its product is MRSSSAEITSPDDYPPDYWRQGIIYSQPLPWNDAPQFRQMISENKNMVLMAKYQATLKEPLPGEMNNVGLAADKLAGTMIPDGKVFSQNREIGPYTSANGYQSGPMYKGTKIVTSTGGGVCKIASVLYNLAILSNLPVYERYNHSMTVPYVPPGQDATVSYGVKDIRFLNNTGGPIVIWAETVGNTLYMAFYGQEIPPQVTWHHQELKRIKYWIVYRYNENLGKGTERLLVTGQDGLVVKSWITIEYPDGETKIKELGKNYYDALPEIIEKGR
- a CDS encoding PLP-dependent cysteine synthase family protein; translated protein: MYDNIIETIGRTPIVKINKLNPKPHIPLYAMLEGFNPTGSIKDRIAIKMIEQAEACGALTPGKTIIEPTSGNTGIGLAMIGAVKGYAVEIVMSEAVSVERRKMIEAFGAKTTLTDPSKGTDGAIMKAHELCRSYPEKYFMPNQFSNEYNKLAHYETTAHEIWEDTEGKVTHFVSALGTSGTLMGVGMGLKAKNPDIQIVEAHPVLGHYIQGLKNMQEAIVPAIYDPTQIDRSVMVESEEAFAMARKIVAQEGMFVGMSSGAAMVAALACIKDIEEGFVVVIFPDRGEKYLSTGLFQLAP